One window from the genome of Epinephelus moara isolate mb chromosome 5, YSFRI_EMoa_1.0, whole genome shotgun sequence encodes:
- the LOC126389823 gene encoding E3 ubiquitin-protein ligase TRIM39-like — protein sequence MTAEDLLNALEDLKDDEFKTFKWYLQQPDILEGYQAIKVSKLEKAERWDTVNVMVNTYKPDGALKMTKKVLEKINRNDLVQSLSDTSSGPRDMAAANTLPSEDQIGERAEQQVSTPGEVPCDVCTGTKLKALKSCLVCLVSYCETHLEPHLTMSGLKRHQLIDPVENLEDRMCTKHDKPLELFCKTDQTCVCMLCHVSDHKTHHVVPLREEYKNQKAELGKTEAELQQMIQKRQQKIQEIKHSVDLSKEDADREIAEGVQVFTALKESVERGLNELIKMIEVKQRRTQRLAEALIKDLEQEISELTKRSTEVKQLSHSEDHLHLVQRIESLKAPHLLKDWTKVSICPSSHEGTVVRAVSQLEETLNKEIKKLLEAELKRVQQYAVDVTLDPETANPKFILSDDRKQVKYGNVRKNLPDNPERFSDDVCVLAKQSFSSGRFYFEVQVKKKSEWALGVARESINRKGNITLSPQYGFWTIWLRNGNEYKALAGPSVSLSLKSQPQKVGVFVDYEEGLVSFYDVDAAALIYSFTGCSFTEKLFPFFCPCLYDDGKNSAPLIISPVRVK from the exons ATGACGGCAGAGGACCTTTTGAACGCTCTGGAGGATCTGAAAGACGATGAATTTAAGACCTTCAAATGGTACCTGCAGCAGCCTGACATCCTGGAAGGCTACCAAGCCATCAAAGTGTCCAAACTGGAGAAAGCAGAAAGATGGGACACAGTGAACGTGATGGTGAACACCTATAAACCTGATGGAGCTCTGAAGATGACCAAGAAGGTCTTAGAGAAGATCAACAGGAATGATCTGGTGCAGAGTCTGTCagacaccagctcaggaccacGAG ATATGGCTGCTGCAAACACTCTGCCATCTGAGGATCAGATCGGAGAGAGGGCAGAGCAACAAGTGTCCACACCAGGAGAAGTTCCCTGTGACGTCTGCACTGGAACCAAACTGAAGGCCCTGAAGTCCTGCCTGGTGTGTCTGGTCTCCTACTGTGAGACTCACCTGGAGCCTCATCTGACAATGTCAGGCCTGAAAAGACATCAGCTGATCGACCCTGTGGAGAACCTGGAAGACAGGATGTGTACGAAGCACGATAAACCTCTGGAGCTGTTCTGTAAGACCGACCAGACATGTGTCTGCATGCTCTGCCATGTTTCAGACCACAAGACACATCATGTTGTTCCTCTGAGGGAAGAATATAAAAACCAGAAGGCTGAGCTGGGGAAGACAGAGGCTGAACTTCAGCAGATGATCCAGAAGAGACAACAGAAGATTCAGGAGATCAAACACTCAGTCGACCTCAGTAAAGaagatgcagacagagagatagcagaaggtgttcaggtcttcactgcTCTGAAGGAGTCTGTTGAGAGAGGCCTGAATGAGCTCATCAAAATGATAGAGGTGAAGCAGAGGAGGACACAGAGACTGGCTGAAGCTTTAATTAAAGATCTGGAACAGGAAATCTCTGAGCTGACAAAGAGAAGCACTGAggtgaagcagctctcacactcTGAAGACCACCTCCATCTTGTCCAGAGGATCGAGTCCCTGAAAGCCCCTCATCTTTTGAAGGACTGGACAAAGGTCAGCATCTGTCCATCTTCACATGAGGGGACTGTGGTGAGAGCTGTGTCTCAGCTGGAGGAGACACTTAATAAAGAGATCAAGAAGTTGCTTGAAGCTGAGCTGAAGAGGGTCCAGCAGTATGCAGTGGATGTGACTCTTGATCCTGAAACAGCAAATCCTAAATTCATCCTGTCTGATGACAGGAAACAAGTGAAATATGGTAATGTGAGGAAAAATCTCCCAGACAACCCAGAGAGATTTTCTGATGATGTCTGTGTCTTGGCAAAACAGAGTTTCTCTTCAGGCAGATTTTACTTTGAggttcaagttaaaaaaaagagtgaatgGGCTTTGGGAGTGGCCAGAGAGTCGATCAACAGGAAGGGAAACATCACACTGAGCCCTCAGTATGGTTTCTGGACTATTTGGTTGAGAAATGGAAATGAGTACAAAGCTCTTGCTGGTCCTTCAGTCAGTCTCTCTCTGAAGTCTCAGCCTCAGAAGGTGGGGGTGTTTGTGGATTATGAGGAGGGTCTGGTCTCCTTTTATGACGTAGATGCTGCAGCTCTTATCTACTCCTTTACTGGCTGCTCCTTCACTGAGAAACTCTTCCCATTCTTCTGTCCCTGTCTTTATGATGACGGTAAAAACTCTGCACCTCTGATCATCTCTCCTGTCAGAGTAAAATAA